TATCTTGGTAGAAATGTAGATAATTTATTTTACAGAATCAACCGCTTAGCCCATTGTATTGAGAATATGAAGAAAGAATGATCCCGTTGGTTTTAAACCAACGGGTCGTTCCTTTAAAACCAAGACACCGTTCCTTTAAAACCAACAGATCTTTTCTTTTAAAGAAATTCTAGATGTTTTTTATCTGTTGAGAATCAGTGTTTTACGGACTGGCCCTAAACACGGGTCAATAAATGGTTATCATTCTTTACATAACTGCGTGGCATTAAAAGATTGAAGTATAATTTGTGCTTTTAGTCTTTAGAATGTTCTTCTATTATTAAGGATGGAATGATAATTGGCTATGATATTGAATCAATCCTTCCATCGGACTTTGGAGAATCTTACCTATCTGAATACCTGTTTGTCGGGCAGCATCCTGTAGAATCTCTTTGTAACAGTAGGCTATCGATCCGATGAAGTGTACCGGATATTGCTTGTAATCATACTGCATCACATTCCTGCGAAAGAAAGCTATAAAGCTGTTCATAACTAATTGGCGGATAGCCGGTTCTTCCAAATGCTGTGCGATAAAAGGAGAGAGACTGGCCAAAAAACGATTGGGAAAGGGCTGGCGATAAACCCGGTCGATGATTTCGGGAGGCGTCAGATCGAACTGCTTCAGAAACTCTTCTTTCAAGGTGGCAGGAAGTTGATTTTTCAGAATATCTCCTACCAGCAGTTTTCCAAGTACGGCACCGCTACCTTCATCTCCCAAAATAAATCCGAGAGGAGAGATGTTACTGACGATCTCTTTTCCATTGTAAAAACAAGAATTGGACCCCGTCCCCAAAATACAGGCGATACCAGCCTTCTGGCCACATAGCCCGTGGGCGGCAGCCAGCATATCCGAATTAGCTTTAATATTCCCGATAACGGGCAGACTGTCTGCAATAGCCCGTCGGAGGACGGGAGCTTTCTCGGGTGTACAACCTGCTCCGTAGAAGTAAACTGCATTGAATTTCCCTTCCGGCAGTTGAGGCAGAAGGGAAGCTGTCAGCTTCTGTTGGATTTCTTCTTCCGACTGGAAGAAAGGGTTGATCCCTTTCGTTCCAAGTCGCTTGATAACTGCGCCGTTCAGTACGACACACCAGTCTGTTTTGGTAGAACCACTGTCTGCAATGAGTATCATATCTTAATGTATATTTTCTTTTTATATAGAATGTAGCCTATTGCCCAGTTGAGAAGGACAAAAAGCAGGGCAAATACAAGCGAGCCTCCTTTATCTCCGAAGACAGGTTGTAGGAGTGCGCTGTAAATATAGCCATGTAAAGAAGTCGCTTCACCTTGGTAGGTCATAGGAATGACTGCCAGCGTAATCGCCAGAATATCTGCCAATACATAAATAAATAGCGGATTTACTCCAAACGATTCGAAGAAACGGCTCCAGTTTTTATAACCTTTAATGTCAATGATCCATACGAGTAATGCCAGAAAACTGGAACCCAGACCGCAGGTTACGAGTACGAAGGAAGGAGACCATACTTTCTTGCAGATAGGGGAACCATAACTCAGTAAGAAACCTGCGAAAGTAAGGATAGTACCTATCAGGAACAAACGTTCCAGCTTCTCATGAATATCTTTTACTTCCATCAATAGCTTTCCGGCACAGAAGCCGATTAAGACGTGGGCGATGGCTGAAATAGTACTAAGCAGTCCTTCCGGATCAAGTATCTGACCGCCATAGATATGAGCTTGTCCTAATACTGCACGGTCGACGATGGAAAGAATATTTGTTTCGTCGTAGACATATCCATTGCCGAGGGCAAGGATTGCAAAATAACTAATGAGAAGTACAGCAATTAAATAAGGTATATATTTATGCTTCATGAGTAAAGCGACTATGGCAGTAACTCCATATCCCAAAGCAAGCCGTTGCATGACTCCGAGAATGCGAATCTGGTCGATAGGGAAGGGATCGTGCTGGAAGCAGAGAATGGAAAGCCAGCTGATGCCAATTCCAATCAGGAAAATGATCACGGTCCGTTTGAGAATTTTTAAACCCGCGGGAACACTGAAGGTGAAATTGTACTTTCTCAAAGAGATGTACGTGGAGATTCCCATAATGAACATAAAGAATGGGAATACCAGATCGGTAGGAGTTAATCCAATCCACTCGGCATGTTTGAGGGGAGCATACGCATGTTGCCAGGAACCGGGCGTATTTACTAAGATCATACCCGCGATGGTGATGCCCCGCATCACATCGAGTGCCAATAGGCGTTTGTTACTTGTTGTTACATTCATGACTGTTACTTTTTAATGTGTTAAGTTATAAGTAATTCAATTTTATCTCTTTTTTCCGAAGGAACTGTCCAGTCGATTGCGGATCATCCATGAAGCAAGGATGCCGGGAATGGTGCATACGCATACCCAGATAAAGAAGTTGGTGTATCCAAGATGTTCCTGTATCCATCCTGCCGGCATTCCCGGAAGCATCATGCCAAGTGCCATAAAACCTGTTCCAATGGCATAATGAGCTGTTTTGTGTTCACCATCTGCAATATAAATCAGATAAAGCATATAGGCAGTAAAGCCGAAGCCATATCCCAGCTGTTCGATGGCTACACAAATGGAGATTAGCAGGAGGTTGTCCGGAGTAGCTGCTGCCATCCAGACATATAAAAGGTCGGGGAGGTTGATAGCCAGCGCCATGGGAATGATCCATTTCTTAAAACCGTCACGGGAAACGAGGAAACCGCTGATGATGCCGCCTATCAGTAGGGCGGCTACGCCGATGGTGCCATAAATGACTCCGACGGATGCGGTTGATAATCCCAATCCGCCTTGTTCGGCACCATCCAATAAGAATGGAGAGGCTATTTTAGCAAGTTGGGATTCTCCCAACCGATAGGTGAGCAGGAAGAAAAACATAAGTCCCAGGTTTTTCTTCTCA
This sequence is a window from Bacteroides thetaiotaomicron VPI-5482. Protein-coding genes within it:
- a CDS encoding acyltransferase family protein; its protein translation is MNVTTSNKRLLALDVMRGITIAGMILVNTPGSWQHAYAPLKHAEWIGLTPTDLVFPFFMFIMGISTYISLRKYNFTFSVPAGLKILKRTVIIFLIGIGISWLSILCFQHDPFPIDQIRILGVMQRLALGYGVTAIVALLMKHKYIPYLIAVLLISYFAILALGNGYVYDETNILSIVDRAVLGQAHIYGGQILDPEGLLSTISAIAHVLIGFCAGKLLMEVKDIHEKLERLFLIGTILTFAGFLLSYGSPICKKVWSPSFVLVTCGLGSSFLALLVWIIDIKGYKNWSRFFESFGVNPLFIYVLADILAITLAVIPMTYQGEATSLHGYIYSALLQPVFGDKGGSLVFALLFVLLNWAIGYILYKKKIYIKI
- a CDS encoding ATPase gives rise to the protein MILIADSGSTKTDWCVVLNGAVIKRLGTKGINPFFQSEEEIQQKLTASLLPQLPEGKFNAVYFYGAGCTPEKAPVLRRAIADSLPVIGNIKANSDMLAAAHGLCGQKAGIACILGTGSNSCFYNGKEIVSNISPLGFILGDEGSGAVLGKLLVGDILKNQLPATLKEEFLKQFDLTPPEIIDRVYRQPFPNRFLASLSPFIAQHLEEPAIRQLVMNSFIAFFRRNVMQYDYKQYPVHFIGSIAYCYKEILQDAARQTGIQIGKILQSPMEGLIQYHSQLSFHP